The sequence CCGTCGAGGCGAGGTTGATATCCTCGAGCTACGGCTCGCCGGACGTTGGCGCCGCGATCGCTGCGATCGACGCCTTGCCCCGCTGCATGACGCCGAGCGTACGCCAGCCCAGCGTGCCCACCACCTGCCAGGGCCGGCCGGCCTCGATACCGATCAACTGAATTTGGGGATTTGCGATGGTACCGCCTCCCCGGTTCGAACGGGGGACCTCCAGAGCCACAATCTGGCGCTCTAACCAACTGAGCTAAGGCGGCGCATCGCGAGGGGCCACTCTCTAGTCTGTGCCGCGGCGAGGATCAAGCGCCGAGCGAGGCTTGCGGCCATGATCACGCCCAGCCATCTTGGCCTTATGCCTGACATCCGCACTGGCCAGCTGGCCGCCAATAGCCTTTCCTTCGCCTATGACGAGGCTGGCGAGGGCGATGACGTCGCCCTCCTGCTGCACGGCTTTCCCGAATGCCGCTTTTCCTGGCGACATCAGCTCGAGCCCCTGGCGGCGCTGGGCTGGCGTGCGGTGGCGCCGGACCTGCGCGGCTATGGCGGTTCCAGCAAGCCGGCGGGCAAGGCGGCCTATCGCATGGAGCGCCTGATCGAGGACGTCGCGGCCATGTTCGACGCCCTGGGCGCGCGGCGGCGGCTGTTGATCGGCCACGACTGGGGCGCCCTGATCGCCTGGGCCTTCGCCATCGAGCGATTGCGCCCGCTGGACGGCCTGGTGGTGATGAACGTGCCCCATCCGGCGGTCTATATCGAGCACATGCGCTCAGGCTGGCGACAACGCGCCAAATCCTGGTACGTGGGCATGTTCCAGATCCCGTGGCTGCCCGAGGCCATGCTGACCGCCGCCGGCGGCCAGCAGGTGGGCCGGACCTTTGCGAACACCACCGCCAATCCGGCCGCCTTCCCACCCGAGGTGCTGGATCACTATCGCAGGAACGCGATCATCCCCGGCGCCATGACCGCCATGGTCAACTACTATCGCGCCAACACCCTCAGCCTGCCGCAATGGGGCCCGGGCCGGGCGCGGCGGATCGAGGTCCCGACCCTGCTGGTGTGGGGCGAAAAGGACCCCTTCGTCGGGGTCGAGCTGTCCGAAGGCTACGGTCCCTATGTCCGCGACCTGACGCTCGAGCGCTTGCCCCATGCCTCGCATTGGGTGCAGCAGGACGATCCTGACGGCGTCAATGCGCGGCTGAAGGCCTGGATGACGGCCAAGGGTCTGAGCGGCTGACAAAGCCATCCCTCAAAAGAAAAAGCGCCCCGGAACTTTCGCTCCGGAGCGCTGCATTAGAGCCCTGACAGGCCTGCCGATTACTCCTTCGGCAGCCGCCAGGTGATCTTGAAGGTGTAGCTGGCGCCGTCGACCGGGACACCGTCCTTGGTCATCGGCTTCAGCCGGAAGATCTTCGACAGGGCGATCGACGCAGAGTCGAAGCCCATGTCGGCCGGGGTCACCGCGAGCACTTCGCAGTTCACCAGCTGGCCCTTCGACGTCACGGTGCACTTCACCGTGGTCGAGCCCTCGACGTTGTTCCGCTGCGCACGGTCCGGATAGTACCGCGCCATGTCGTCCTCATCGGGGCGACGGGCGAAGTCCGGCTGCGTGATCACCGCCTGGTGGGGCGGCGAGGGCGGCGCAGGCGCCGGCGGCGGCGGCGGGGCCTTAGGCGCCGGCGGCAGCTCTAGCGGCGGCGGCGGCGGCAGGCCCGGCGGCGGCGGCACCGGAGGACGCGGAGCGACCTTCGGCGGCGGCGGCGGCGGTGCGTTCTTGGGCGGCGGAGGCGGAGGCGGAGGCGGAGGCGGCGGCGGCGGCGGGTGCAGAAGGTTGACCTTCACCGCCTCGTCGGAGAACTCCTGGTACTTCGGCTCGAACTTCGCCTTGTAGATATAGACGCCGATAATGGTGTGCAGCACCGCCGCGAAACCCAGGCCGACATAGAAGCCGGTCCGGTTCCGCCGCGGGCGGCGGTCAGCCGTCAACGGGTCGTAGTGGTGCGCGTGTTCGGGATGCTCTTGATCAGCCATGCTGTTCCGCGAGCTCCTAACTTGGCTTGTGCCCGCGCTGATCGGTGCCGATCAGAGCGACGCTGTAGAAGCCATTGTCCTGGAGCTTGTCCATCACACCCATGAAGTCCCCATAGAGGGTCAGCTTGTCGGCGCGGATATAGATGCGCTCCTTGGTCGGGTCCCGCTTGCCGATCAGCCGGCGGAGGTCGCCGCCCAACGCGTCCAGGTCAGTGGGCGAGTCGTAGATGTGCAGCGAGCCGTCGGCCTGGATCGTGATGTAAACGGGTTTCGGCGGGCTTTTCGAGACGGGCGCCACCGCGGGAGGTAGGTCGACTTTCACCGACACGGTGGCCATTGGCGCGGCCACCATGAAGATGATGAGGAGAACCAGCATAACGTCCACGAAGGGCGTGACGTTAATTTCGTGGTTCGACTCGATATTGAACTTACCTCCGCCAGCCCCTGCGAGTTTGGCGGCCATCGGTATTACGCCCCCTTATCGAGCTGGCGCGAGATGACGTTCAGGACTTCAGCCACGAAACCTTCCGACCGGGTGCCGTAGGCGGAGATCCGGGTCTGGAAGAAGTTGTACATGACCACGGCCGGGATAGCGGCGAAGAGGCCGACGCCGGTGGCGAGCAGCGCTTCAGCGATACCGGGCGCCACGACGGCCAGGTTGGTGGTGTTGGTGTTCGCGATGCCGATGAACGAGTTCATGATCCCGAACACGGTGCCGAACAGACCCACGAACGGGCCGGTCGAACCGACCGAGGCCAGGAACTGCATGCCGCCCGACAGGCGCTTGGCCAGCGAGGCCTGAACGGCCACGACCGCCGAGGACGCGCGGGTCAGGGTGGTGTCGCGATGTTCGCCGGTGACCGACAGGCCAGCCTGGCGGGACAGTTCGACTTCGGTGGCGGCCGCGGCGGCCATGTCGGCCATCGGGTTGCCTTCGAACTCTTCCGAGGTGGCGATGCGGTTGATGTCGGCGACCGAACGGGCGGTGCGGAACGACTCCAGGAACTTGTCCGATTCACGGTTCAGGCCGGCGAACTCGAACAGCTTGGTGACCAGCATCACCCACGAGAACACCGAGCAGGCCAGGAGGCCCAGGATAACGATCTTCACCACCAGGGTGGCGTTGCCGAACATGACCGGGATGGTCAGCTTCTGCGGGCCCTTGGCGGCTTCGGCGGACTGGTCGGCCGGAGCGGCGGAGGCAGCAACCGAGGAGTCGGCCGGGGCGCCGGATTCGGCCGGAGCGCTGGCGGCGGAGGAAGCCGCCGAAGACGCCGCCGTCTGAGCGAGAGCCGGCGTGCTCATCACCAACGCCGCGGCGCCGAGGAGAGCAATGATGGGGGTCGTTCGTTTGTTGAGCATCTGTCGCCAGTTCCTGCTTGGTCTAGCACATTTGGACCGAAGGGTCGTCGCGCGAGAGCGTCTTCCCGTGAATTCGTTAGCCCGAAACCGCCCCCTTGCGGAACCGATTTCAGTTTATTTTCGCCGTTTCGTCCCGTTGCGCTCACTGGCCTCCGCCCTATCTGAGGGAGGCGCCGAGAGCGGCCGTGACGCACCGCCGAAGCCCCATCGGCCTGAGGCCGACGGAACATTACCGCAAGGTTAGACTTGCGGAACGCGCTCCAATGGCAACCCCTTCGAACATCGTCAAGGGCGAAGGATTCATTTCCAAATGTGGGGCGCCGACGCAAAAGACTTCTTGTTGCAGCGCACAATCGAGGTGCGATTGATAATTTGTGCTTTCCCGAGAGGAAAAGCCTGATTTTCGTTGCAGCGCAGCGCGATCTGTTATCACAAAATTGCCCGTCAGGTCACAGCCGCCGGTAACGGCGCTCGGGCAAGGGCGCCCGTTCGCCGTCGAAAAAAATCAGAGCCTTAGGAAGCGGCGAGGCCGGACGATGAAAATCTGAGCGGTCCGCCGCCCAGATTTTGTCACGCTTGCGCCCCAAAAGGATTGGATCGGGCACGAAATCCCGATGGAACCGGGAACTTTTCCCGGCCCTCCCCGGACAACCTGAGCCATGGAAGTGGCGTTGCGAGCGGCGGCGCTTCGGCCGCGACGCGCATGTGGGGATACCAAACGACGATCACAGCTCGAATCGAACCCCTGGGAACCCAGCAAAGGAAAACGCCCGCCGGCGATGGCCAGCGGGCGTCTGAAGCGGGGTTTCGGCCCGAGGACCGTCCCAGTCCTATTGGTATCCGGGGGATACGTAGCTGACGCCAGCCACGCCGGCGGGCACGAAGTCGCCTCCGGGAGGCGCGCCATAGTTCACCCCGCCGACCACCCTCAGCCCCGGGAAGGTGATGGTCGAAGTGGTGACAAGCGGCGTCGAGACCAAAACGCCCGACGAGGTCGAATAGACCGTGCTGGCGAAGGAAGCGCCCGAGCGCGGTTGCAGATAGACGCTGTAGAAAGATGTCAGCGCCATGTTGGTGCAGGCGGTGTCGCGGCAGGGCCAATAGAGATAGCCGCCGTCGTTGTGCGTACCCCAGATGATCGGCCCGATGGAGACGATGTTGGTCCGCTCAATGTCCGCGGTCCAACCGACCGGGCTGGTCGAGACCGGCCAGATCGACATGCCTTGATAGCCCGTGCGGCAAGTGAAGTTGTAGATACGCAGCGCCTTGACCCCGCCGAATGGCTGAAGGCAGTCCGCGTGGAACTGGTCGGAATAGCCGTAGATGCCGTCGATGCGGACGTTCTCGATCTGGATCGTGGCGGCCGGCGAGTTGAACACCAGGCCGTCCGACATGGCGCCGCCCGACGCATCGCCCAGCAGGCCCTCGATATGCACTACGCCGGTGGCGCCGCTGACCTCGAGGATCCGGCTGGCCGGGCTGTTGGATTTATCGACGGTCCCATTGGACAGATAGGTCGGCGGCACGGTGTTGTAGCCGCCGATCGACACCACGTTGTGGCAGTTGAAGATCTGAACCCGCCCGACGTGCTTGGTCTTCGGCCAGTTGAGGATGCAGTCGGGGTGGTTCATGGGCGAGGCCATGAAATTGCCGGCCGCGATGTTGATAACCACCGGGTTGTAGAGGGTCGGCGGTCGCCACTTCAA is a genomic window of Phenylobacterium montanum containing:
- a CDS encoding energy transducer TonB, translated to MADQEHPEHAHHYDPLTADRRPRRNRTGFYVGLGFAAVLHTIIGVYIYKAKFEPKYQEFSDEAVKVNLLHPPPPPPPPPPPPPPPKNAPPPPPPKVAPRPPVPPPPGLPPPPPLELPPAPKAPPPPPAPAPPSPPHQAVITQPDFARRPDEDDMARYYPDRAQRNNVEGSTTVKCTVTSKGQLVNCEVLAVTPADMGFDSASIALSKIFRLKPMTKDGVPVDGASYTFKITWRLPKE
- a CDS encoding alpha/beta fold hydrolase, translating into MITPSHLGLMPDIRTGQLAANSLSFAYDEAGEGDDVALLLHGFPECRFSWRHQLEPLAALGWRAVAPDLRGYGGSSKPAGKAAYRMERLIEDVAAMFDALGARRRLLIGHDWGALIAWAFAIERLRPLDGLVVMNVPHPAVYIEHMRSGWRQRAKSWYVGMFQIPWLPEAMLTAAGGQQVGRTFANTTANPAAFPPEVLDHYRRNAIIPGAMTAMVNYYRANTLSLPQWGPGRARRIEVPTLLVWGEKDPFVGVELSEGYGPYVRDLTLERLPHASHWVQQDDPDGVNARLKAWMTAKGLSG
- a CDS encoding MotA/TolQ/ExbB proton channel family protein, which translates into the protein MLNKRTTPIIALLGAAALVMSTPALAQTAASSAASSAASAPAESGAPADSSVAASAAPADQSAEAAKGPQKLTIPVMFGNATLVVKIVILGLLACSVFSWVMLVTKLFEFAGLNRESDKFLESFRTARSVADINRIATSEEFEGNPMADMAAAAATEVELSRQAGLSVTGEHRDTTLTRASSAVVAVQASLAKRLSGGMQFLASVGSTGPFVGLFGTVFGIMNSFIGIANTNTTNLAVVAPGIAEALLATGVGLFAAIPAVVMYNFFQTRISAYGTRSEGFVAEVLNVISRQLDKGA
- a CDS encoding biopolymer transporter ExbD — translated: MAAKLAGAGGGKFNIESNHEINVTPFVDVMLVLLIIFMVAAPMATVSVKVDLPPAVAPVSKSPPKPVYITIQADGSLHIYDSPTDLDALGGDLRRLIGKRDPTKERIYIRADKLTLYGDFMGVMDKLQDNGFYSVALIGTDQRGHKPS